In the Aneurinibacillus soli genome, one interval contains:
- a CDS encoding DNA polymerase III subunit alpha, producing the protein MQTGTFVHLHVHSEYSLLESTARVESLVSRAQELGMSALAITDTSVMYGGIPFYKACRKAGIQPIIGVQITVLPGAEMKPVDGHELILLAETLEGYRSIMRLLSVAHLSGYRSPAIQESRLVEFAGGIIVLSGGSRGLISKLLSAGDTSGAAAVAQRYKDWFGPENFYLEIQDHLLEEQKIVNYRLTELSRMTGIPLVATNDVRYVAAEDAAAFDVLLCIGQGKTVTDDSRERYLTREYYLKSAAEMSEMFVFLTEALENTVRIAERCQVEIPLGETVLPKFPLPKEVEAVDYLRERCEEGLRERYGIQPDAHVQERLAYELGVINRMGFADYFLIVWDFIRFAREQGIAVGPGRGSAAGSLVAYVLRITDIDPVHYQLLFERFLNPERISMPDIDVDFSYDRRDEVIAYVVEKYGADRVAQIVTFGTLAARAAVRDVGRALGLPNATVDKVAKLIPNEPGITLDAAITKTKALRSMMDEHSQVEKLLAWAQALEGLPRHASTHAAGVVISREPLTRYVPLQEGNGGTALTQYAMESLEDIGLLKMDFLGLRNLTLLEQAVQMIEEQEGIVLDLTSIPLDDARTYEMLAAADTAGVFQLESSGMRHALRIVKPSEFEDVVAVLALFRPGPMEFIPDFAATKHGERAVVYLHPVLEPILQHTYGYILYQEQIMQIASAVAGFTLGEADLLRRAVSKKKRELLAEQRTAFVAGAVTNGYEEELAHELYDLIVRFADYGFNRSHSAAYALISYRMAYVKVNYPVAFLAALLTMAQGNTDKVAEYIEECKRRSIPVLPPDVNRSGSGFRVENGGIRFGLTAIKNVGVQAIRHILAERENGQFISLVDVCSRLDVRVCNRRVLEALIRSGALDSLSGHHRAALVEGLDAALEWSARRRRLVEAGEQMNLLGTGDEQTSDLPSELPDVPPWTRQEMLEQEKELLGLHLSGHPLDEYRELCLHPSITPLHQLVDIPSKKPVRLAGIVVSTRHITTKKGKPMAFVQMEDWHSRVEVVVFPGVYHHAVSVLGRGEILLVEGKVEHQGNETKCIADRISKLVDVVMQMPSHGTEKQTIFIKITPEMEAEPSRMIELRDQLHEHPGNAEVLLYYAASKRTVRLSDDYKTSVTSEIIRNIEKIAGEGLVVVKTR; encoded by the coding sequence ATGCAGACCGGAACATTTGTCCACTTGCATGTACATAGTGAGTACAGCCTGCTTGAAAGTACGGCCCGTGTGGAAAGTCTTGTGAGCCGGGCGCAGGAATTAGGGATGTCGGCGCTCGCGATCACGGACACATCTGTCATGTACGGGGGGATTCCATTTTATAAAGCGTGCCGTAAAGCGGGCATTCAGCCGATTATCGGGGTACAGATTACGGTGCTGCCAGGGGCAGAAATGAAGCCTGTAGATGGGCATGAGCTAATACTTTTGGCTGAAACGCTGGAAGGTTACCGTTCTATCATGCGCCTGCTGTCAGTCGCTCATCTATCCGGCTATCGCAGTCCAGCTATTCAAGAGTCGCGGCTTGTGGAATTCGCAGGGGGGATCATTGTGCTGAGTGGCGGCAGCAGGGGGCTGATTAGCAAGCTGCTCTCAGCAGGTGATACATCGGGAGCGGCTGCAGTGGCACAGCGTTACAAAGATTGGTTTGGACCGGAGAACTTCTATTTGGAGATTCAAGATCATCTTTTGGAAGAGCAGAAGATCGTGAACTATCGCTTAACGGAACTGAGTCGTATGACCGGGATTCCGCTTGTGGCAACGAATGATGTGCGGTATGTGGCTGCGGAAGATGCAGCGGCATTCGATGTACTGCTGTGCATTGGACAGGGCAAGACGGTGACAGATGATAGTCGGGAACGTTATCTGACACGGGAGTATTATTTGAAAAGCGCAGCGGAAATGAGTGAGATGTTTGTGTTTCTAACCGAGGCGCTTGAGAATACCGTACGCATTGCAGAACGTTGCCAGGTGGAGATTCCGCTCGGCGAGACGGTGCTTCCGAAGTTTCCATTGCCGAAAGAAGTAGAGGCAGTCGATTATTTGCGAGAGCGGTGTGAGGAAGGGTTGCGGGAACGGTACGGCATACAACCTGATGCACATGTGCAGGAGCGGCTTGCGTATGAGCTTGGTGTGATCAATCGCATGGGATTTGCAGACTACTTCCTGATTGTCTGGGATTTTATCAGATTTGCTAGGGAGCAGGGGATTGCCGTTGGGCCAGGCCGTGGATCAGCAGCGGGGAGTCTTGTTGCCTATGTGCTGCGCATTACAGACATTGATCCGGTGCACTACCAGTTGTTATTTGAGCGATTTCTGAACCCAGAACGCATTAGCATGCCGGATATTGATGTTGATTTTAGTTATGATCGGCGTGATGAAGTGATTGCGTACGTTGTGGAGAAATACGGAGCGGATCGGGTCGCCCAGATTGTCACATTCGGCACGCTGGCGGCACGGGCAGCAGTGCGTGATGTCGGACGAGCGCTCGGGCTTCCGAATGCAACGGTAGATAAAGTAGCCAAATTGATCCCAAATGAACCGGGGATTACACTCGATGCCGCCATTACAAAAACAAAAGCACTTCGCAGCATGATGGATGAGCATTCGCAAGTAGAGAAACTGCTTGCCTGGGCGCAAGCGCTGGAGGGGTTGCCACGTCACGCCTCTACGCATGCAGCAGGTGTTGTCATTTCACGCGAACCGCTGACGCGGTATGTGCCGCTGCAGGAAGGGAATGGCGGAACCGCCCTGACACAGTATGCGATGGAGTCGCTTGAAGACATTGGTCTTCTTAAAATGGATTTTCTTGGATTGCGCAATCTAACGCTCCTTGAACAGGCGGTTCAGATGATCGAAGAACAAGAAGGGATCGTTCTGGATCTTACCTCTATTCCGCTTGATGATGCGCGTACATACGAGATGTTGGCTGCGGCAGATACAGCGGGTGTCTTTCAGCTTGAGTCATCTGGCATGCGCCATGCGCTGCGTATAGTGAAACCGTCTGAATTTGAAGATGTTGTCGCCGTTCTGGCGCTGTTCCGTCCGGGGCCGATGGAGTTTATTCCTGATTTCGCAGCAACGAAGCATGGGGAGCGGGCAGTTGTGTATTTGCATCCGGTGCTTGAACCGATCTTGCAGCATACGTACGGCTATATTTTGTATCAGGAACAAATTATGCAGATCGCATCGGCGGTCGCCGGATTTACGCTGGGCGAAGCGGATCTTCTGCGTCGGGCGGTGAGCAAGAAGAAGCGAGAGTTGCTGGCTGAACAGCGTACGGCATTCGTAGCAGGTGCTGTCACGAACGGCTATGAGGAAGAGCTGGCACATGAACTGTATGATTTGATCGTCCGGTTCGCGGATTATGGTTTTAACCGGAGTCATAGCGCAGCGTATGCACTTATTTCCTACCGGATGGCGTATGTGAAGGTAAATTACCCGGTTGCGTTTCTGGCAGCCCTGCTAACGATGGCGCAAGGAAACACCGACAAAGTGGCTGAATACATCGAGGAGTGCAAGCGTCGGTCGATTCCTGTACTGCCCCCGGATGTGAATCGAAGCGGAAGCGGCTTTCGGGTAGAGAACGGGGGAATTCGTTTCGGACTAACCGCAATTAAAAATGTGGGCGTACAAGCGATTCGGCATATTTTAGCGGAGCGTGAGAATGGACAATTTATTAGTCTGGTGGATGTATGCAGCAGGCTCGATGTTCGTGTGTGCAACCGCCGCGTTCTTGAAGCACTTATCCGTTCTGGGGCACTGGACAGTCTTTCGGGTCATCACCGTGCGGCCTTAGTAGAAGGATTGGATGCGGCACTTGAATGGAGTGCACGCAGACGGAGACTTGTAGAAGCAGGCGAGCAGATGAACCTTCTTGGCACGGGAGACGAACAGACTTCCGATCTGCCTTCTGAGCTGCCAGATGTTCCGCCATGGACACGTCAGGAGATGCTTGAGCAGGAAAAAGAGTTGCTTGGCCTTCATCTGTCCGGACACCCGCTTGATGAATATCGGGAATTATGCTTGCATCCGAGCATTACCCCGCTGCATCAACTCGTAGACATACCGAGTAAGAAGCCAGTCCGGCTTGCGGGGATTGTGGTCTCCACTCGGCACATCACAACCAAAAAAGGAAAACCAATGGCGTTTGTTCAGATGGAAGATTGGCATTCTCGTGTGGAGGTAGTTGTATTTCCTGGTGTGTATCACCATGCTGTATCTGTGCTGGGGCGAGGAGAGATTCTGCTTGTTGAAGGAAAAGTAGAGCACCAGGGCAATGAAACAAAATGTATTGCGGATCGCATCTCGAAACTGGTAGATGTCGTAATGCAAATGCCTTCACATGGCACAGAAAAACAAACGATATTTATCAAAATTACCCCGGAAATGGAAGCTGAACCGTCCCGTATGATCGAACTGCGTGATCAGCTCCACGAGCATCCAGGCAATGCGGAAGTGCTGCTGTATTATGCTGCTTCCAAACGTACGGTTCGCCTTTCTGATGACTATAAAACGTCCGTGACAAGCGAAATAATTAGAAATATTGAGAAAATTGCAGGAGAAGGCCTAGTAGTCGTCAAAACCAGGTAG
- a CDS encoding YtrH family sporulation protein, protein MNQEMIARLISGMVMHFFVAYGIVLGGSLMAGMAAVLTRQPPFQEIADYALKLKIWGLVGALGGTFDSFLQIEKVFAAGSMSPVIRQIIFILSAFMGADTCTRMVRWLVHGDAL, encoded by the coding sequence ATGAATCAAGAGATGATTGCCAGGCTGATCTCCGGTATGGTCATGCATTTTTTTGTGGCATATGGCATTGTACTCGGCGGATCACTCATGGCCGGGATGGCAGCGGTGCTCACCAGACAGCCACCATTTCAGGAGATTGCCGACTATGCACTCAAGCTCAAGATCTGGGGACTTGTCGGAGCGCTTGGCGGCACATTCGATTCGTTCTTGCAGATTGAAAAAGTGTTTGCTGCCGGAAGTATGTCACCTGTTATTCGGCAAATTATTTTTATTCTGAGCGCATTTATGGGAGCAGACACATGCACCCGTATGGTTCGGTGGCTTGTGCATGGCGATGCGTTGTGA
- a CDS encoding dipeptide epimerase produces MILTDIQMRRQSVPLKKPFKTALRTATHAESIIVQVKTDCGRTGFGEAPATVVITGDSLASIESAIMHTIRPQLIGQSLLAYERVFHLLNQTMVGNSSAKAAVDMALYDLIAQRCNLPLYQFLGGHKKQIDTDYTVSVNEPNEMGDDAEEYVRQGFTTLKIKVGKDDIERDVKRIKEVRRRIGKDIKIRLDANQGWEVKKAIRSIRKMEDMGLDIEIVEQPVKAYDLVGMKVVTDAVDTPVMADESIFTPQQAFEIIQMRAADMLNLKLMKTGGIYKAQIINAMAEESGMECMMGGMIESRLAVTAAAHFAGAKRNVTRFDFDAPLMLCHDCIVGGVEYAGSMMTLPDVPGLGIQAVQSGEEEITDA; encoded by the coding sequence ATGATACTTACAGATATTCAGATGCGGCGTCAGTCAGTTCCATTGAAAAAACCTTTCAAAACAGCACTTCGTACAGCCACTCACGCAGAATCCATCATTGTGCAAGTGAAGACAGACTGTGGACGCACAGGCTTTGGCGAAGCACCGGCGACTGTTGTCATTACGGGTGATAGTCTCGCAAGCATTGAATCTGCCATTATGCATACCATTCGCCCCCAGCTGATTGGGCAAAGTTTGCTTGCGTATGAGCGGGTATTTCATTTACTGAATCAGACAATGGTGGGCAATAGCAGTGCGAAAGCGGCAGTGGATATGGCGCTATACGATTTGATCGCCCAGCGGTGCAATCTCCCGCTATATCAGTTCCTTGGTGGTCACAAAAAACAGATCGATACAGATTATACAGTAAGTGTAAATGAGCCAAACGAAATGGGCGATGATGCAGAAGAGTATGTGCGCCAGGGATTTACGACATTAAAAATTAAAGTCGGCAAGGATGATATTGAGCGTGATGTGAAGCGGATCAAGGAGGTTCGCCGCCGGATCGGGAAGGACATCAAAATCCGTTTGGATGCTAATCAAGGCTGGGAAGTGAAAAAAGCGATCCGTTCGATTCGCAAAATGGAAGATATGGGGCTTGATATCGAGATTGTGGAGCAGCCAGTAAAGGCGTATGATCTTGTGGGAATGAAGGTAGTCACGGATGCCGTTGATACACCAGTGATGGCGGATGAGAGTATTTTTACACCACAGCAAGCATTTGAAATTATTCAGATGCGTGCGGCAGATATGCTGAACCTGAAGCTAATGAAAACAGGTGGCATCTATAAGGCACAGATCATTAATGCGATGGCGGAAGAAAGCGGTATGGAATGCATGATGGGCGGCATGATTGAATCGCGCCTGGCTGTGACCGCAGCGGCGCATTTCGCGGGGGCGAAACGAAACGTCACCCGTTTTGATTTTGACGCTCCCCTTATGCTGTGCCATGACTGTATTGTGGGCGGAGTGGAATATGCAGGAAGTATGATGACACTGCCAGACGTGCCGGGGCTGGGCATTCAGGCTGTACAAAGCGGAGAGGAGGAGATAACGGATGCGTAA
- a CDS encoding DUF418 domain-containing protein, whose amino-acid sequence MEATATSKNERLFSLDSIRGFALLGIFLVNMPAFHSPDFIRQLYTLPEHLSPLDQEIRLFFDLFIQTKFYTIFSFLFGLGFYIFMNRAEQRGNNMYKLFSRRLCILLVFGLAHLIFLWFGDILHLYALVGFLLILFYKRSNATILGWAFGLLILYYGLFSLQLLIDPASLLASQKAGAKKLVEAVRMYQDASYTEWLAYRINTEVLYILDGVLLQIPAILPLFLFGLYAGRRRIFQEPARNQTFVKRVWAVSFLLSVPFTIWAALVHTGFFGGTTQPFLQDLTISLNGLPLCFFYMSSLVLLLDKQRWQKWLRPLGFTGQMALTNYLMQTVLSLAIIFGFGLFNRMSLTAGLLLCLVLYAGEVWFSSFWLRRFYFGPAEWLWRTLTYGQIQPFRRPHVIGEEKAERT is encoded by the coding sequence ATGGAAGCAACTGCAACTTCAAAAAACGAACGCCTATTTTCTCTTGATAGTATCCGTGGATTCGCTCTGCTCGGAATTTTTCTTGTGAACATGCCCGCTTTTCATTCACCTGATTTTATTCGACAACTATATACACTGCCCGAGCACCTTTCCCCACTTGACCAGGAAATTCGGTTATTCTTTGACCTTTTTATTCAAACAAAATTTTATACGATCTTCTCATTTTTATTCGGCCTTGGTTTCTATATTTTCATGAATCGTGCCGAACAGCGCGGCAACAACATGTACAAGCTGTTTTCCCGCCGTCTGTGTATTCTGCTTGTTTTCGGCCTGGCTCATCTTATTTTTCTCTGGTTCGGGGATATTCTTCATCTGTATGCGCTGGTTGGATTTTTACTGATATTGTTTTACAAGCGAAGTAATGCAACCATTCTTGGCTGGGCATTCGGTCTATTGATTTTGTATTATGGACTATTCTCACTTCAACTACTTATTGATCCAGCTTCCCTTCTCGCATCGCAGAAAGCAGGCGCCAAGAAGCTGGTGGAAGCCGTACGGATGTATCAGGATGCCTCCTATACGGAGTGGTTAGCTTATCGGATAAACACAGAAGTTCTCTATATTCTGGATGGCGTTCTACTACAGATTCCAGCCATTCTTCCGCTGTTTTTATTTGGCTTGTATGCCGGACGGCGCAGAATTTTTCAGGAACCGGCCCGCAATCAAACATTTGTGAAACGGGTCTGGGCAGTAAGCTTTCTGCTCAGCGTACCTTTTACGATCTGGGCTGCACTTGTTCATACGGGTTTCTTCGGTGGCACAACACAGCCGTTCCTACAAGATTTAACCATTAGCCTGAACGGGTTACCCCTTTGCTTCTTTTACATGTCATCACTTGTTCTACTGCTGGATAAACAGCGCTGGCAGAAGTGGCTTCGTCCGCTTGGATTCACCGGACAGATGGCACTAACCAACTATTTGATGCAAACCGTTCTGTCTTTAGCTATCATATTCGGGTTCGGGCTGTTTAACCGCATGAGTCTGACAGCAGGTCTTCTGCTCTGTCTTGTTTTGTATGCTGGAGAAGTCTGGTTCAGTTCGTTCTGGCTCAGACGTTTTTATTTCGGTCCGGCCGAATGGCTCTGGCGTACGCTGACATACGGGCAGATACAGCCATTCAGGCGTCCGCATGTAATAGGGGAAGAAAAAGCGGAGAGGACGTAG
- a CDS encoding pirin family protein: MIQIYPAESRFTANHGWLQTSHSFSFADYYDPNNLQFGPLRVLNDDFVAPDNGFGAHPHRDMEIVSIVLKGQLKHQDSTGGSEVLRPGEIQRMTAGTGVVHSEFNPSDTEEVNFLQLWFMPEARGLTPSYEQKAYDQAAMKNKLLPVVSNRIKSDNIAFIHQDLTLYLSEVEANQTVSFQQEANRRIFLFVIEGALTLNGQTRMNKRDSARITEVSDLKIEANADAHFMLIDLP; encoded by the coding sequence ATGATACAAATATATCCTGCGGAATCACGCTTTACAGCGAATCATGGGTGGTTACAAACATCCCACAGTTTTTCATTTGCTGATTACTATGATCCGAACAATTTGCAATTCGGGCCACTTCGGGTATTAAACGATGATTTTGTTGCACCGGACAATGGATTCGGAGCCCATCCACATCGTGACATGGAGATTGTAAGCATTGTTCTAAAAGGCCAGCTGAAGCACCAGGATAGTACGGGTGGTTCGGAAGTGCTTCGTCCAGGTGAAATTCAACGGATGACAGCGGGAACCGGAGTGGTTCACTCTGAATTTAATCCGTCTGATACAGAGGAAGTGAATTTCCTGCAGCTTTGGTTTATGCCAGAAGCAAGAGGGCTTACGCCTTCGTATGAGCAAAAGGCGTACGATCAGGCGGCGATGAAAAATAAATTGCTGCCTGTTGTTTCGAATCGTATCAAGTCAGACAATATCGCTTTTATTCATCAGGACCTAACGCTTTACCTTTCTGAAGTAGAAGCCAATCAAACAGTATCCTTTCAACAAGAAGCAAACCGCCGGATCTTTTTGTTTGTGATAGAAGGGGCATTGACGTTGAATGGGCAAACTAGAATGAACAAACGGGATTCAGCTAGAATTACCGAGGTATCAGACTTGAAAATCGAGGCGAATGCAGACGCGCACTTCATGCTGATTGATTTGCCGTAA
- a CDS encoding MarR family winged helix-turn-helix transcriptional regulator, with protein MSMENEVSGTDLSLKLLIVLSRAHRAIMDRVTEDMRSYGLNPTEFAVLELLYHKGDQPIQHIGKKVLLASGSITYVVDKLEDKKLLERKPCPDDRRVTHAVITEMGKEWMGTIFPKHHKAIQEIFGGLDESEKETIIPLLKKLGYYAKDVT; from the coding sequence ATGAGCATGGAAAACGAAGTAAGTGGGACAGACCTGTCCTTGAAGTTGCTGATTGTGCTGTCGCGAGCACATCGAGCCATTATGGATCGTGTAACAGAAGACATGAGAAGCTATGGCTTAAATCCGACTGAATTCGCGGTGCTTGAATTGTTGTATCATAAAGGTGATCAGCCGATTCAGCATATTGGTAAAAAGGTGCTGTTGGCAAGTGGGAGTATTACGTATGTGGTTGATAAGCTAGAAGATAAGAAACTTTTGGAACGCAAGCCATGTCCGGACGACAGACGAGTTACGCATGCTGTCATTACCGAAATGGGAAAAGAGTGGATGGGCACTATTTTTCCGAAGCATCACAAAGCGATCCAGGAGATATTCGGTGGGTTAGATGAGAGTGAGAAAGAAACGATCATTCCGCTTTTGAAGAAGCTTGGGTATTACGCCAAAGATGTAACCTAA